One part of the Pandoraea faecigallinarum genome encodes these proteins:
- a CDS encoding DUF3734 domain-containing protein, with translation MTANPPNVPKRAIELPPYETVALVLQGGGALGAYQAGVYAGLYESGIAPNWIAGISIGALNTAVIAGNAPERRVAQLEAFWRTICEPGVFPPLPAPLEAAILNGPESGRVAYSAWQAWRALMEGQKGFFTPRWPQPLPTAMGDPAHASYYDTSALRGTLERFVDFDRINAREIRVSVGAVNVHTGNFVYFDNTREMLRAEHFMASGALPPGFPAVEIDGQYFWDGGLVSNTPLSEVLGTSPRRDTLAFQVDLWSARGPLPDNLNDVAGRQKDIQFSSRTRLVTDNLQRAQHYRRVLREILDRVPADVRARDPWCHAAEEIACSKRYNVIQLIYRNKEYEGHYKDYQFGLSTMLDHWASGLDDVRRTLANPEWLAMPSDARGFITHDIHRHEVI, from the coding sequence ATGACGGCCAACCCGCCCAACGTCCCCAAACGCGCCATCGAGCTGCCGCCCTACGAGACGGTTGCGCTCGTCTTGCAGGGCGGTGGGGCGCTCGGGGCTTATCAGGCGGGCGTATACGCCGGGCTGTACGAATCGGGTATTGCGCCGAACTGGATTGCGGGCATTTCCATTGGGGCGCTCAACACGGCGGTCATCGCCGGCAATGCGCCCGAGCGCCGGGTGGCGCAGCTCGAAGCGTTCTGGCGGACGATCTGCGAGCCGGGCGTTTTTCCACCGCTGCCGGCGCCGCTCGAAGCGGCGATTCTCAACGGCCCCGAGTCGGGGCGTGTCGCCTACAGCGCGTGGCAGGCATGGCGGGCGTTGATGGAGGGGCAGAAGGGCTTCTTCACGCCGCGCTGGCCGCAACCGTTGCCCACGGCCATGGGGGACCCGGCGCATGCGAGTTACTACGATACGTCGGCGCTACGCGGCACGCTGGAGCGGTTCGTCGATTTCGACCGGATCAACGCGCGTGAGATTCGCGTGTCGGTCGGCGCCGTCAACGTGCACACGGGCAACTTCGTGTACTTCGACAATACGCGTGAAATGTTGCGCGCGGAGCACTTCATGGCGTCGGGCGCGTTGCCGCCAGGGTTCCCTGCGGTGGAGATCGACGGCCAGTATTTCTGGGATGGCGGTCTGGTGTCGAATACGCCGCTCTCGGAGGTGCTGGGCACGTCGCCGCGCCGCGACACGCTGGCGTTTCAGGTCGACTTGTGGAGTGCGCGCGGACCGTTGCCGGACAACCTGAACGATGTCGCGGGCCGGCAGAAAGACATTCAGTTCTCGAGCCGCACGCGGTTGGTTACGGACAACCTTCAACGCGCACAGCATTATCGTCGCGTGTTGCGGGAGATACTCGATCGTGTGCCCGCGGATGTGCGGGCCCGGGATCCGTGGTGCCATGCGGCCGAAGAAATCGCGTGCAGCAAGCGCTACAACGTGATCCAGTTGATTTATCGCAACAAGGAATACGAGGGCCACTACAAGGACTACCAGTTCGGCCTGTCGACGATGCTCGATCACTGGGCGAGCGGTCTCGACGACGTGCGCCGCACACTGGCAAATCCCGAGTGGCTCGCGATGCCGAGCGATGCGCGCGGTTTCATCACGCACGATATTCATCGGCACGAAGTGATCTGA
- a CDS encoding 3-hydroxybutyrate dehydrogenase has protein sequence MNQLNGKVAVVTGAASGIGKEIALTLARAGAAIAIADLNQQGADAVAEEIRAAGGKAIGVAMDVTSEDAVNSGIDKVADTFGSIDILISNAGIQIVNPIENYAFSDWKKMQAIHVDGAFLTTKAALKHMYKDDRGGIVIYMGSVHSHEASPLKSAYVAAKHALLGLARVLAKEGAKHNVRSHVICPGFVRTPLVDKQIPEQAKELGIPEDEVVKKVMLGGTVDGVFTTVEDVAQTALFLATFPSAAFTGQSFVVSHGWFMQ, from the coding sequence GTGAATCAGTTGAATGGAAAAGTCGCCGTGGTGACGGGTGCCGCGAGCGGGATCGGCAAGGAGATAGCGCTGACGCTGGCACGTGCCGGTGCGGCCATTGCGATTGCCGATCTGAATCAGCAGGGCGCGGACGCCGTTGCGGAAGAAATCCGGGCGGCGGGTGGCAAGGCCATCGGTGTGGCGATGGACGTCACCAGCGAGGACGCGGTCAACAGCGGCATCGACAAGGTGGCGGATACGTTCGGTTCCATCGACATTCTGATTTCGAACGCGGGCATCCAGATCGTCAACCCCATCGAGAATTACGCGTTCTCCGACTGGAAGAAGATGCAGGCGATTCACGTGGACGGCGCGTTCCTCACGACCAAGGCGGCGCTCAAGCACATGTACAAGGACGACCGTGGCGGCATCGTCATCTACATGGGGTCGGTGCATTCGCATGAGGCGTCGCCACTGAAGTCGGCCTATGTCGCGGCCAAACATGCGCTGCTGGGGCTGGCGCGGGTGCTGGCGAAGGAGGGCGCGAAGCACAATGTACGCTCGCACGTCATTTGCCCGGGCTTCGTGCGCACGCCGCTCGTCGACAAGCAGATCCCCGAACAGGCGAAGGAATTGGGCATCCCGGAAGACGAGGTCGTCAAGAAGGTGATGCTCGGCGGCACGGTCGATGGCGTGTTCACGACCGTGGAAGACGTGGCGCAAACGGCGCTGTTTCTCGCCACTTTCCCGAGCGCGGCCTTCACCGGGCAGTCGTTCGTGGTGAGCCACGGCTGGTTCATGCAGTGA